In Chitinophaga oryzae, the sequence TTTTAAGGGCCGGACCATGACCTACTACGGCCGGTGGACGTATAAATTCGAAGAAGCATCGCGGCAGGGCGCCGCCGGGGTGATCATCATCCATGAAACAGCCGCCGCCAGCTACCCCTGGAAAGTAGTGCGCAGCGGATGGTCCAACTCCAAACTGCACCTGCAGACGGCAGACAATAATATGTCGAGGACCGCCCTGGAAGGCTGGATCACCCAGGACGCCGCCAGGAAGATCTTCCAGCTGGCCGGCATCTCCCCCGATATCATGGAGAAAGCAAAGCAAAAAGATTTTAAACCGGTAGACCTGCACCTGCAAACATCGCTGGTGATCAACAATACCATCAAAAAATCCACCTCCCATAATGTGCTGGCCATCCTGCCAGGCAGCAAAAGACCCGATGAATGCGTGGTGTTTTCAGCCCACTGGGACCATTTCGGTATAGGAGAAACGGTGAAAGGCGACTCTATCTATAACGGTGCCGTAGACAACGCCACCGGCACCGCAGGCCTGCTGGAACTGGCCACCGCCTTCACCCGCCTCAAACAAAAGCCGGCCCGCTCGGTACTGTTCCTCTCCGTTACCGGCGAAGAACAAGGCCTGCTCGGCTCGGAATACTATGCCAGCCACCCGGTCTTCAAGTCTGAAAAAACAGTGGCAGACATCAACCTGGACGTGCTCAACACCTTTGGCCGCACCAAAGACGTGACCGTGATCGGCATGGGACAGTCCGAACTGGATGAATATGCCCAACGGGCGGCGGCCAAACAGGGACGCGTGACCGTTCCGGAAGCCAATCCGGAAGGCGGCTGGTTTTTCCGCTCAGATCACTTTAACTTTGCCAAAAAGGGTATCCCCGGTTTATACCTGGGCCCAGGAAACGATATCTTAGGCAAAGCTCCCGGCTCCGGCAAAGAAAAAACTGCAGAGTATAACCGTTTACGTTACCACTCCCCCGCTGATGAGTTTAACCCTGATACCTGGGTGATGGACGGCATGGTAGAAGATGTACGCCTCATGTTCGACGTTGGCTAT encodes:
- a CDS encoding M28 family metallopeptidase, whose product is MKAPILFSMAASLLWQGVQAQDSSAIRAINANSFARHIQVLASDAFEGRKPFTRGEDSAIHYLAAQFKALGLKPGNGNSYFQEVPMVSIGSKPAGNLVVKGANGEVSLQYLDDYVAGTRRVQEQVSISNSELVFAGYGIVAPEYGHNDYAGLDVKGKTVIVMINDPGFADNTLFKGRTMTYYGRWTYKFEEASRQGAAGVIIIHETAAASYPWKVVRSGWSNSKLHLQTADNNMSRTALEGWITQDAARKIFQLAGISPDIMEKAKQKDFKPVDLHLQTSLVINNTIKKSTSHNVLAILPGSKRPDECVVFSAHWDHFGIGETVKGDSIYNGAVDNATGTAGLLELATAFTRLKQKPARSVLFLSVTGEEQGLLGSEYYASHPVFKSEKTVADINLDVLNTFGRTKDVTVIGMGQSELDEYAQRAAAKQGRVTVPEANPEGGWFFRSDHFNFAKKGIPGLYLGPGNDILGKAPGSGKEKTAEYNRLRYHSPADEFNPDTWVMDGMVEDVRLMFDVGYALSNESTFPQWKQGSEFKAYRK